The DNA sequence GGCACCAGCGGCTGCGGCGGCGGCGGCGGCGGCGCCACCGGCTGCCGGCACCGCCGAGGGCGACCGACTGGCGCAGGTCTTCTTCAAAGAGGTGACCCCGCCCACCGACCTCCTGCCTGCCGGCGTCCGCCTGGCACCGGGCTTCGAGCCGGGCAGCGGCGAGCCCATCGGCGCCGTGGAGATGACCGTCGGCCGGGCCTGGATCGTCCACCTCGGGGCCAACGTGGCCTACGATGCCGGCCGGGAGCGGCCGCTTTTTGCCGGCGACACCCTGGTCACCGGGGAGAAGGCCCAGCTCAAGGCCCGGCTCAACGACAGGAGCTCCTTTGCCATGGCCGGCCATACCAAGATGGTCCTGGACAAGGCGGTCTACGATCCGGACCAGGATCGGCGGACCTCGGTGCTCCAGGTGCTCTTCGGCCGGGCCCGCTTCCTGGTCAACCGGCTCAAGGGCGGCTATGACCAGGACTTCGAGGTCCGGACCCCCACCGCCATCTGCGGGGTGCGCGGCTCCGACTTCGCCATCGCCGTGCTGCCGGAAGACGCGGCCACGGCCCAGGAGGAGGGCTGGCGGCAGTGGCTGGCCGAGCTTCTCTCGGTCAGGAGCGCCCATGCCCTGGTCGGGGGGGCGCTGGTCACCACGGTTCTTACCGGCACCAACACCACGGTCGGCTTCTCGGGCCTGGTGGGCGGGATGCAGACCCTGGGCTCCGGCATGCTCAGCACCGCCGCCATGGGCGGGGCCGCCACCGGCGGCCTCGGCGTGTCGGCCGGTGTGATGGGCGGCGCCCTGAACGGCATCGGCGCCGGCCTCGGGGCCGCCACCGCCATGCCGCCGGCACTGGAGTAGCCGGATCATGTCCGCCCTCCCCGGACGCCTGCGGCGCAGCCTGGCGGTCTACGCCGTCGGCGTCGCCTTCACGCTGCTGGCGGCCACCGTGGCCCTGGTGGAGCCCGGCTTCTTGCGGGCGGTGGAGACGGGTCTTCTCGACCTGCGCTTCACCGCCCGCGGCCCCCTTGCCGGCGAGCGCTCGGTGGCCATCGTCGCCATCGACGACGCCAGCTTGAGCCGCCTGGGCAAGTGGCCGTGGAAGCGAACCCTTTTTGCCCAGCTCATCGAGATCCTCGGTCGCTCCGGCGCCCGGGTCATCGCCTTCGATATCTTCTTCCAGCCCGACGACCGGGATTCCCTGGCCGACGACACCAAGGCCCTGGCCCGCGCCATCGACCGGGCCGGCAACGTCATCCTGCCGGTCTACTTCAACCTGAGCCGGCAGGAGGCCAGTGGCGTCACCGCTCCGGAGCCGGCCGCCCTCGCCTTTCCGGTGGTGCGCAACCTGGAGGCCCTGGAGCAGGCCGGCCTGGTGAACGGCTTCGACCTGGCGGTGAACGAGCCGGCACTCCAGTCCGCAGCCGCCGGCGCCGGCCACATCAACCTGGTGCCTGATCCGGACGGGGTCACCCGGCAGGAGATTCTGGCGCTCCGTCACGCCGGCCTGTACATCCCCTCCTTCTCCCTGCAGGTGGCCAGACGCCTCCTGGCTGACCGCCAGGACCGCCTGGAGCTGGTGGGCGGCCAGGGGGTGCTGGTGGGCGACCGGTCGGTGGCCGTGGAGCCTTTGGCCCTGGGCGAGGCCCGGCTGTGGGGCACCCGGGTCATCAACTGGCGGGGCGACTACCGCAGCTTCGACTACTTCTCCGCGGCTGACGTCCTGGCCGAGCGCTTTCCCACCGCCGCCTTCCAGCGCAAGATCGTCCTGGTGGGAGCCACCTCCCCCGGCCTCTACGACGCCATTGCCACGCCGTTCTCACCCCTCTTCCCGGGGGTGGAGAAGAACGCCAACGCCATCGACAACATCCTCCGGGACGACTTCATCCGCCGGCCGGCGTCGGCGGATCTGCTTTCCGTGCTCTTCTGTCTCGGCCTGGGCCTGACCCTGACCCTGCTCCTGCCGCAGCTCGCCATGCTGGCCCAGGGGGTGGTGATCCTCGCCGCCTTCGGCCTGGTGGCGGCCACCGGCCAGGTGCTCTTCACCCGCAGCCTCCTCTGGCTGCCCCTGGCCGCGCCCCTGGCCACGGTGGCTCTGGTCTCCCTGGCCATGCTCCTGGCCCTGTTCCTCAAGACCCGCCAGGAGCATGCCGAGGTGGTGGAGGAGCGGTTCGAGACCATTGTCGAGCTGGGCCTGGCCTACCAGCAGAAAGGCCTCCTGGAGCTGGCCTACCAGCACTTCGCCAAGCTGCCCCTAAACGACGATTCCTGCCGCCTCCTGTACAACCTGGCCGTGGAGCTGCAGCGCAAGCGCAAGAGCGACCTGGCCATCACCATCCTCAAGAAGCTCTACGCCGCCAACCGGGCCTACGAGGACGTGGCAGCCCGCCTCAAGGAGCTGGGCATCGAGGTGCTGGCGCCGGCCGCCGCCCCGGACCGGCAGGGCACGGTCACCTTCGTGACGCGGCAGGCCAGCGCCGAGGAGACCAGCATCCTGAAGCCCGGCCAGACCCTGGGCCGCTACGAGGTGCAGCGCCTCCTGGGCCGGGGCAACATGGGTGCGGTCTACCTGGCCCAGGACCCTACCATCGACCGGCCGGTGGCCATCAAGACCTTCCACCTCACCCGCTTCGCCGAGGCCGAGGATCTGGCCGAGCTCAAGCGCACCTTCGTGCGGGAGGCCCAGATGGCGGGCCGTCTCAACCACCCCAATATCGTCACCATCTTCGATGCCGGCGAGGACTGGGACCTGTCCTTTATCGCCATGGAGGTGCTGGAGGGGGTGGAGCTCAAGACGTACTGCCAGCCGAACCGACTCCTGCCCCTGCCCCGGGTGCTGGAGATCGTGCGCACCATCGCCCTGGCCCTGGACTATGCCCACAGCCACGGGGTGGTGCACCGGGACGTCAAGCCCGCCAACATCATGGTCCTGCCCAGCGGCCAGCTCAAGCTCACCGATTTCGGCATCGCTCTGGTGCGGGGGGAGATGGCGCGCATCGCCGGCACCCCCAGCTACATGGCGCCCGAGCAGCTGTCCGACGGGCCGGTGGATGGCCGGACCGATCTGTATGCCCTGGGGGTGGTGCTCTTCGAGCTGTTGTCCGGCCGGAAGCCCTTCGCGGCCAGCGACTTTACCCAGCTCCGCCGCCAGATCCTCACCCAGCCGCCACCCCGCATCGCCTCCCTGGTGCCGGAGCTGCCACCCGCCCTGGACGAGGTGGTGGCACGCCTGCTGGCCAAGGCTCCGGACGACCGTTTTTCGGGCGGCTGGGAGCTGGACGAGGCCTTGTCCCGGGTGACAGCGGCCTCGGCCACGATGGCACCCGCCGGCACCAGGACCACGGCTGCGGTCGCCGGCGCCCCGGAGGCCGCGGACGCCACCATGGTCCTGGCCGGTGCCGCGGGCCAGGAGCGCCCGCCGGCCAGCCCCGAGGCCACGGTGGTCCTGGATGAAAAGCGGTAGGGCCGGGCTGCCGGTCCTGCTCCTGGCCCTGGGTCTCTTGGCCTGCGGCTGCGGCCTGCCGCAGCCGCAGCCAGTCGCGCCTGCGCCCCCGGATGCCGCCTTTCTGGTGGGGGGCGCCCAAAGCCGGCCCACCGCCGACCTTGAAGCCCTGGTCCGGGATCTGGCTCCCGGTGCCCCTGCCGAGGAGCGGCTGGCCGCCCTGCTCCGGCGGGTCACCGAGATCTTCGCCTTCGATCCCTGGCAAAACGAGGCCCAGCTCGGCGCCACCGCCACAGAGCTGGCCGGCCGCCGTTTCCTCGGGGGCTGCGGTGCGTACGCCCTGGTGGAGCTGGGCCTCATCCGGGCCATGGGCCTGCCGGCCCGCCTGGTGCTCACCGCCGACGCCGACTGGATCGTCCGCTACCGGGAGGCGGGGCTGAGCATGCCCTCCGGCCATGCCTTCATCGAGGTCTGGAGCCAGGGCCGGTGGCTCTTGCTGGACCCCACCTTCTTCATCCTTTTCGACGGCCACCGGCCGGACCGTCCGTTCTACCCCCGGCGCCAGGTCTTCGTGGCTCGGGGCCTGGACTTCTGGGACCTGGGCCTCCAGGACACCGCCCTCCTCCTGGACCTCTACGAGGCGGCCAGCCGCGTCGCGCCTCTCCCCTGGCAGGATCCTGAGCTTTCGGCGATCTTCACCCTGGCCATCGATCCACCCGCCATCCTCACCGCCGCCGCGCAACGGTTCCTGGAGGAGAGGCGCTTCCCCGAGGCGGAAGAGCGCCTGGCCAAGGCCCTCCGCCAGGACCCCGCCTACCGGCCGGCCCTGGTGCTCCGGGGCCGGCTGGCCTTTCTGCGCCAGGACTATGCTGCCGCCCTGGACGACTTCGAGGCGGTGGTGACCGCAGCCCCCCGGGAGCCGGACGGCTATGTGTGGCGAGCCCATGCCCAGGACAGCCTGGGCCGCCGGGACCTCATGTGCCGGGACCTGGCCCAGGCCTGCCTGCTCGGCAGCTGCCAGGGCCAGACCTGGGCCAAGGCCGGCCGGCTGTGCCCGTGACAAGGACGACAACTTCTTCGCCTTCCCCAAAAGATTTTCAGCCCATCCGGGATGAACGGCAGGAAGGCGGGTGCACGACAGCCCGCCCCGGGCGGCAAGACAGCCAGTGCCAGGATGGCACGTCTCTTGCTGTTATGTCGAGGTGTACAGGGTTCGCGGAGAAGGGAAGGGAACGACCTGCGAGGATGCCGCCATGCCAGATGCCAGCCAGCCCTATGACCTCACCAGCCTGGAAGACCTCTTCGCCTGTGTCGAGATCCTCACCCGGGCGCGGATGGCGGTGCTCGACACCGACGCCTCCCTGGCCGCCGACCTGGGCAAGCTGACCCACACCATGATGGCCTTTGCTGAGGCCGACACCGGCCACCCGGGCCTTGAGCCCCCGGCCCGGCGCCGCTCAGGGCCGCCGGCCGACGAGGCCGGCCTGCCGCGCTGGGCACCCGACGACAGCTCGCCCCCACCCCGCTCGGCCCCTGGCCGGTCCAAGAGCCAAGGCCAGGTCGTGGACATTCTCACCGGACAGGTGGTGTGCTCCCTGTAGCGAATATCGAATATCGAACAAGGAATGTCCAACCGCAGAAGGGACCGGCAGAACGGATCCGAAACGTCAATACCGGTCCCTTCAACCTTCGAAATTCCTTGTTGGACCTTCTGCGGTTCGTCTTTCACGGTAAGCCATCACTCCTGGTCATGGTCCAACAGGGGCGGCGGCTCCTCCGCCTCGGTCGCCGGGGCGGGCGCCGGCGGCAAGGCGGCGCCCGGTACCGGGCCCCTCCCCCGCCGCCAGATGGTGTTCTGATACCGGCAAGCCTGGCAGCGAAACCGCACCGGCTCGGTGGCGGGATCGACGTCCAGCACGTTCTTGGCTCCGCAATCCTCGCAGAAGAGCAGCATGTCTTTTTCCCCTGGGCCCGGCTCAGTCCCGGCCCAGCCGCTTCCTGAAGCGCGCCCACCAGCCCGTGGCGGGCGCCGGCGGAGAAGGCGGCGATAACGGCTTCCCCGTCCCGGCCGGGGCTTCCTCCAGCACCTGGGTTTTCTCGAAGCCGGTCGTGGCGGCCTCGGCAGGGGGCACCGCCGCCGGGGCCGGCGCGGGCGGCGGCAGCTCCGGCTGGGCGGCCGGCGCCGGCGGCAAAGTTTCTGGCACCGGCTCGGCCGCAGCCGGCGCCGCGACCTCTGTTCTCGGCGCCACGGCGGGCTCCGGCGGCCGCGCCGGAGGGGGCGGTGCCACGGCCTGGAAGAGTGCCTTCTCGATCCCCAGGTAGCGGCCCACCGCACCCACCACCGCCGCCAGCGCCTCCGGGGGCGGCGGCGCAGCCTGGCGGCCGAGAAGCACCAGATCGGCGGCCAGGGCCCGGCCGAGATCCCAGGCCGGCGGCGGCGCCTTCAGACCGGCCCGATCCAGAAGGCCGGCCAGGCGGGCCAGGAGCTGCAGCAGCAGCCCGAGAGCCGGCTCCTGGCGGCAACCGGCCTGGCAAGCCACCAGGGCCCGGGCCAGCTCCCGGAAGTCGGCGCCGGGGCCAAGACCGGCCACGATGGCCTGCAGCCGCTCCAGAGCCGCCAGCCGCTGGGGGTCCACCGGCGGCGGAGCCGGCGGCGGCGGGCTGGGCGGCGCTGGCGGCGGCTGGACGGTTGGCGGGGACGGAACAGCGGTGGCCGGCCGAGGCGGAGCAGCAACCGGCGCTGGCCGGGGGGCGGCAGGCTCCGGCACCGGTGCCGGCTCCAGCTCCAGCCGCACCACCTCGGCCTCGGCGTCCGGGGTGAAGCCGAACACCGCCTCGAGCTGGGCCTCGGTGTCCGCCACCGCCTCCTGGTCCGGCCGCTCCAGCTGCACCTGCCGGGGCTCGTCCGGGGCCGGCCGCTCCGGCTCCGGCATCCGCAGGAGCTCCACCTCGGTCGCCGCCCCGGCCGGTGCCGCACCGAGGTCGAGAGCCACCACCTCCTCTGCCCCGGATATCGGCTGGGCGCCGGCCTCGACCCCGAAGAAGTCGTCCAGCCGGGCCTGCACCTCCGGCGCCGCCGCGATCGGCTGCGGCCGCAGGATGGCCGCCGCCGGCTCGGGCTCCAGGTGGGCCAGGGCCGGGGTGAGGGCCGCGCCCGCCGGCGAAGCCGCCGTGGCTGGCCGGGGCGGGGCCGCGGCTGCCGGCCCGCCGGCCAGGCGGCCCTT is a window from the Thermodesulfobacteriota bacterium genome containing:
- a CDS encoding FecR family protein; this encodes APAAAAAAAAAPPAAGTAEGDRLAQVFFKEVTPPTDLLPAGVRLAPGFEPGSGEPIGAVEMTVGRAWIVHLGANVAYDAGRERPLFAGDTLVTGEKAQLKARLNDRSSFAMAGHTKMVLDKAVYDPDQDRRTSVLQVLFGRARFLVNRLKGGYDQDFEVRTPTAICGVRGSDFAIAVLPEDAATAQEEGWRQWLAELLSVRSAHALVGGALVTTVLTGTNTTVGFSGLVGGMQTLGSGMLSTAAMGGAATGGLGVSAGVMGGALNGIGAGLGAATAMPPALE
- a CDS encoding serine/threonine-protein kinase, with the translated sequence MSALPGRLRRSLAVYAVGVAFTLLAATVALVEPGFLRAVETGLLDLRFTARGPLAGERSVAIVAIDDASLSRLGKWPWKRTLFAQLIEILGRSGARVIAFDIFFQPDDRDSLADDTKALARAIDRAGNVILPVYFNLSRQEASGVTAPEPAALAFPVVRNLEALEQAGLVNGFDLAVNEPALQSAAAGAGHINLVPDPDGVTRQEILALRHAGLYIPSFSLQVARRLLADRQDRLELVGGQGVLVGDRSVAVEPLALGEARLWGTRVINWRGDYRSFDYFSAADVLAERFPTAAFQRKIVLVGATSPGLYDAIATPFSPLFPGVEKNANAIDNILRDDFIRRPASADLLSVLFCLGLGLTLTLLLPQLAMLAQGVVILAAFGLVAATGQVLFTRSLLWLPLAAPLATVALVSLAMLLALFLKTRQEHAEVVEERFETIVELGLAYQQKGLLELAYQHFAKLPLNDDSCRLLYNLAVELQRKRKSDLAITILKKLYAANRAYEDVAARLKELGIEVLAPAAAPDRQGTVTFVTRQASAEETSILKPGQTLGRYEVQRLLGRGNMGAVYLAQDPTIDRPVAIKTFHLTRFAEAEDLAELKRTFVREAQMAGRLNHPNIVTIFDAGEDWDLSFIAMEVLEGVELKTYCQPNRLLPLPRVLEIVRTIALALDYAHSHGVVHRDVKPANIMVLPSGQLKLTDFGIALVRGEMARIAGTPSYMAPEQLSDGPVDGRTDLYALGVVLFELLSGRKPFAASDFTQLRRQILTQPPPRIASLVPELPPALDEVVARLLAKAPDDRFSGGWELDEALSRVTAASATMAPAGTRTTAAVAGAPEAADATMVLAGAAGQERPPASPEATVVLDEKR
- a CDS encoding transglutaminase domain-containing protein, which encodes MKSGRAGLPVLLLALGLLACGCGLPQPQPVAPAPPDAAFLVGGAQSRPTADLEALVRDLAPGAPAEERLAALLRRVTEIFAFDPWQNEAQLGATATELAGRRFLGGCGAYALVELGLIRAMGLPARLVLTADADWIVRYREAGLSMPSGHAFIEVWSQGRWLLLDPTFFILFDGHRPDRPFYPRRQVFVARGLDFWDLGLQDTALLLDLYEAASRVAPLPWQDPELSAIFTLAIDPPAILTAAAQRFLEERRFPEAEERLAKALRQDPAYRPALVLRGRLAFLRQDYAAALDDFEAVVTAAPREPDGYVWRAHAQDSLGRRDLMCRDLAQACLLGSCQGQTWAKAGRLCP